The Palaemon carinicauda isolate YSFRI2023 chromosome 38, ASM3689809v2, whole genome shotgun sequence genomic interval ttgcactctgcaacgcatgttttcctaagcaacaacactagcaagcaaccgctaatgcccccttactccccttacgggccctttcctcgtgtcCGCTGCATTCCAAGGCTCTTTTAGTCAACATTtatggcaaagaagacagggtctccattgattgcctaaaacttgggtatctcctgcaagatgacctaccTTCGGTACGCCTCTCGAGAGCAggccgccctatttcacatgtatgcttTTCTTAGGAGAGGCTCCATGGACCACACGTGTTTTACACACGCTCGAACACTGTAacgatattattgttattttatatatatatatatatatatatatatatatatatatatatatatatatatatatataaattatatatatatatatatatatatatatatatatatatatatatatatatatatatatatatatatatcttgctcttCCCCACATTGTAACAGGATATGTTTAAGCTTGCCCTTACACACatatgtgtttgaatttttttgatatTCTTGCTCAGAACCTCATATATGTAAACTTGcatctcagttataacctaacggccCACTCGCACAGTTCCCTTACATTACAAAACTAACGgtagtttatctatttaaaaaaaaaaatctgttttaggCTTTTTCTAACAGTTAGTTCATTCTTAAATCATCGGACTAAAATTTCACCAACATAATGTTAATGGCTCCTTCTAGACATATATCTTTTTGATTGGAAGTCATAGCAAAATCATTTTTGTGCAGATTTCCTACATGTAACATTTTGGCAAAATGGATTAACCTGTAGATCAGAAGGCTCCCTTCCTTCAGGCTTCTCTCCCGGGTAATTACAGGTATTGAAAAATTCAGACACGAAAATGGACTCGAATTTCGGGATTGCTCCACATAAATGATTAATTCACAAAATTATTACTTTTCCTATTGTGACTAATGGATTTCATCTGTGTTTAAAGATTAATGGTCATCGctataagaacaaatgtatttctaAGACTATGGACAGTTATTTGATCTTAGAAATGCTACTTTAttacttaaaatttatatatatatatatatatatatatatatatatatatatatatatatatatatatatatatatatatgtgtgtgtgtgtgtgtgtgtgtgtgtgtgtgtgtgtgtatgtagtatatatttgaatatatgaaatgtatatttgaGAAGAGCTAGtgttacatacatttttatatatatacacaaatatgctgtatatatatatatatatatatatatatatatatatatatgtatatatatatatatatatatatatatatatatatatatatatatatatatatacatatatatatatatatatatatatatatatatatacatatatatatatatacatatatatatacatatatatatatatatatatatatatatatatatatatatatatatatatatatacagtatatgtatgtatatgtgtgtgtaattgattATTTTGGAATTTAAAGAAGACCTGATAACCGATGGTTTGCATCCAGATCGTACagtaatcaaaataatcaaaataattgatACCTATATTATATACAGCATTTTAATGGTACGAccgatgatatatgcatatatattgtatatatgtatatctatattgatATCTATGTTTCTATTCCATTTGCGAAGCATGAATCCGTTCATGCGATAAATGCGATTTTAACCCATTTCATTTTTGCCTGACCTGTAAATAGAAACCGCGCTGGGTCGTGTATCCAGGAAAGTAGTAATGCTCTTAACCGGATTACGTTGAAGAGGATCAATGCTTTCAAAACACATTTCAACAAATCCTGAAGTTGAGCGGGGCGGAAGAGCCCTTTCCGGAATGGTGTGGGGATGTACAATCGGTCAGTCTCCGTTGGTTCACTAATCTGTTATAACCTATTTTTGCTTAGTCTGTCTTGAAGCAGAGGAGAAGATACGGTATTGTCAATACTGGGAGGTAAGAGGTTAAATACTTCTAAAGTTTGATTTTTGTTCTTATATCCAGTACTGGttgatttattaattttaagaaagtatATGGAAAAACTATaaattaatgtactgtatatgaatgaatatttttttttatttatcaaatttttaaGAAGCTGCTTTCAGtgtctactctcctcttggtaatggtagaagagactctttagctatggtaagcagctcttctaggtgaaagacaccccaaaatcaaatcattgttctctagtcttgggtagtgtcataacctctgtaccatggtcttctactgtcttaggttagagttctcttgtttgagggtaaactcgggcacactagtctatctactatctcttcctcttgttttgttagtttttatagttcatataggaaatttttattttaatgttactgctcttaaaatatttttttttccttgtttcctttcctcactgggttattttccctgctggggcccctgggcttataacattctacttttccaactaggtttgtaacttagcaagtaataataataataataataataataataataataataataataactctgaaaAAATGGGTTCATTGCCATCAGCTTTCTAATATCCTTAGGAATCGGTCATTCCGTAATGTCAAATTTATTGCCATCAATATCTTGTATTCGAAATTACACTAATTAAAAGAGAGTGATGCAATCTCATGTCCTATCTCTGTAAAAAGTCAATGATTCAGAAAGTATTTATCTTGTAAATTCAAGAAACAGCAATCAATCAATGTCATTCAAAGCCGATACATTTGCGTAAACCAACAAATCTTAATGTATTTATTATCTGAATGTTTTAGGGCTGGGAGGGGGAGGGCAGATGTGGGtagcaaaagaaaatttatttattttcctctcatGCGCCGACAGTCATTTATCTCCAAGTGACAGCGGAAGGCAAttaacagctgttttttttttttttttttttttttttttttttccaagcgctTGGAGGAGACACGTGGTCATATTGGAAAGATAACGTGGATTAGAAAAATTACAGTCTTTGAAAAATGAAGACATTTCTGGAGATGATCTCTCTTTATAGATTTATAGAAAGATATCAACAAAGTCATTTATTTAATTGTTCGTCATTTTCCGTGGGAGaattattaatgttaaaagaaCATATTCGTAAGCAATTACAGTTACATACAGTTATCAGTCATTTTGTTGTCCAAAATTTATTTCTGCtattaaaataatttaacatacactgttaaaaaaaaaaactgtaattataatcagaaattctccgtaaaaacatactgttctcatcctatttcattaaaatacaggcgactgtaattatgtccttctttgttcttatattttacggattggtgaccgtaatattactccttcacctcaaaatatccgtttttataacggtaaaaaaatcctggaataaatgttgccaggcatttcaatgcaaattttttaagTGGACAAGATTATCATGTTTTTAAAAAATAGAGAACGTATATAATTTCGTGCCTGATCTTTCcttcttgattatttccaagaaaatatgatataaatttaGATTATTGCTTTTGTTCAGAGGGTTCTGAACAATCAAATGATCAATCATAATTGCTAAGTGTGCCTTTGTTTGGAAAGATTCCTTGCGTTGATTAGATGTTGAGCATAGCCATTAATGCAAGTTCTCTATAAAACGATGCATTAATAttaattagaaattttattccCTTTAATTTTCCTAAGTGAATAAACATTTAAATTGGCAGACCTTTGCTGTTCGAACAAGTCTATCAAAATGCATGTatcttgataataacaataatgataatttattattattattattattattattatttttttttttttttttttttttttttgctattcacagtcatcactgactggtaatttatagtgtgggattccaggtcacatccagttaccttaggagtccatcactctccttattatgtgtgctgtttcaagtagcacacttttctgaaccaatcctggtgctatgtccgatcctacattttccaagttccttttcagagactttgggattgtcccgagtgctcctatgattatgggcactacttccacttccatgttccatagcctcctcaattccagtttcagatcttgatacttttctattttctctcttcctttttcctccactcttgagtcccacggcacagcaacatctatgagagataccttattttttgatttgtcgaccagagtaacatctggtcgatgtgcttgtatcaccctgtccgtcctgatgccgtagtcccagagtatcttcgcctggtcattctctactacggcttgtggctggtgctcataccatttgctgctgcatggtatttgatgttttctgcacagactccaatggagagccttagccaccgtatcatgccgtttcttgtattggttttgagcaagtgctgagcattcactggcaatgtgatttatagtttcttctttttccatacaatttctgcactttgacgagatgtttgttccgtctattgctctctgaatataccttgtcctaagggcctgatcttgagcggccattatcattccttctgtctcactcttcagttctcctctttgtagccactgccatgattctttagtggctaattctccagtctgtctcatgaattgcccatgcattggtttgctcagccattcttctaatctcttctttcctgtcctttctctgtatacttctggattttcatcttcctttattaagccttcatcccatacattctttagccattcgtcatcactgttctttatgtattggcctaacgctctgcattcgatgttgacgcagtcttctatgcttattagaccttttcctccttcacttctaggtatatacagcctgttgacgttggctcttggatgtagagcttgatacatagtcaataccttccttgtttttctatctatattgcgaagctctgacttcttccactcaactattccagcgctgtaccggactactggcactgcccaagtatttatggccttcaccatgtttccagagttgagctttgacttgagtatagctttcattctctttgagtattcgtttctaatcatttccttcatttcattgtgttttattgtttctccttccattataccgaggtatttgtagcctgtttcatctatatctttgatgacatttccatctggtagcttaatcccttcagttcttgttacttttcctttctccatgctaactagagcacatttttctatcccaaactccatcttgatgtctcctgacacaattctaacagtctggattagcatgtcgatttcctcagcatttttcccgaacagctttatgtcatccatgaacattattattattattattattattattattattattattattattattattattattattattattattattattattattattattattatatttgtgaaAGGACCATCGGATCATGAATAacttttttactttaatttcattCATCTTGAGAATAAACTCAAAATGCATAACTTCACACTTAAGTAtactatacatgcatacatacgtaacGAAATACCCACATATCTGCACATTATAgctcgtatataaaaaaaaaaaaaaaaaaaaaaaaaactgtctggaATTTATCTTAGCCTGTATTCCAAACAGATTACATCCACTTACCAGGGATGTTTAGATGGAAATCATTCTGGATGCTACTAACGTCTATGATGACATTATCTGCAGTTGGGATGAAGGTTAGTTACGAATTGTAATTGCTCAATCAGTAATTtaagaagagttggacgacccaggcttacatggctcaggactataaaacgtgaagtaggagatggtagatggagaggtattgatttaaaagctcaagatagagacgtctggtgaaatctaactgaggccctttgcgtcaatatgcgtaggaggtgatgatgaattTAAGATTGCAGCTTTCGCATAGTTGAATATATGTTATCGAAGCAATCATTCAACGCAATCAACTGACAGCTAAAGGTTATTAGAAAAAAAGGTGTTAGAATATTTCTATAGTTAATGTTTAGAAGAATCGTAGGTCAATTTCTCGAAATCAATACTACAAAAACAAATTGTTCTTTGTCGGTTGCGGGAAAACaacttctctttttttctgttgatcggAAGGCAAATTGATCAAATATTAATTGTTTGATAAAGACTAGCTCTAAAAATCTGTGTAGAGaccaagaaaaaaaattcatattcaatTTGTTCAATCTTTCAAAGTTATACGATGTAAAAAATGTATAAAGTAAAGTAATGACATCTGATAGGTATATTAGAAAATGTATTTGACCGTTTTAGCTGTTATCCTACGTGTTAATCTCTTCATAGTTTAACACAAGTGTTTGTAATTGCAAAACACATtaactgtattttttttacctatagTTGTTTACCTCATTCAAGCTTTGCTCTATAATCCGTCTACAAATTTCCTAGTATATGGATGACAAGCACTTACTGATATTCACTGCCATTATGCCACGTCTCAATAGCATTGTTTGTTTTCGGAATTCCTTTTTAAACATAACCCAAGTATCTTCGAAGTACTCCATTAATTCTTGAAGCTCAACGGGAAAAAATTCTCTTTCAATCAGCATTTCAAATGTTTCCACAAAACTGTGTACAGTTTTAAAAGACCATTGCATGGACGAGACTAGCTTCAATAGCTAATTCTGCATTAGTGGCAAAAATTTTCTAAGGCCTAATCTGTGACTGGTTCAATGTCAGCCATGATTATCAGTGGCTGAACTACAGAAATGTTTTCTTTTAAAGCCTTAATGAGCctcgtatatgttttttttttcagatttgttaGACAACAGTTTATATACGAGCGGTAAAATGATACCTGATTTCACTCCATGTGCTGTATACGACCAAGCTTTAATTGTTCTATTAGTATACCAGTGTCGGGATGGAAGAGATTAATATGCAGCCATCTGTAGGACCACTCATAAAAATGGAATGTCTCCTTTGCTCATGTTTCTGATTTCCTCGGGATATTAAGATCAAAGAAACGATCAAGCAAATCAAGTCCATCATTTTTGCTTGCACTTGTATCACGTATAGTTTATGTTCATATTTTCTATAGAAGGCAGCTTCACAGCTGGAGCACCTGTCATTTCATGATACGTTAGAGTGTGCTATATCTCGACCATTTATAGCACGTCATTTCAGTTTCTTCATTACTTTAGCATCATTTCCTTTATGGCTGTACTCCCCTCTTTATTTCTTGGTACTGTCATAGACATAGATaacctttgctaaatattttttggtTAATTTCCAGTATATCTAGTAATCCATTTATCTAATTTTCTACGATAGGAAAAATTCTGACAGTTTGCACCCCAATCATCACCCAGCAGGAAATATGAAATTTTGTTAttaaacccacacacatacacgcacacacacatacatatatgtgtgtatatatatatatatatatatatatatatatatatatatatatatatatatatactgtatatatatatatatatatatatatatatatatatatatatatactgtatatatatatatatatatatatatatatatatatatacagtatatatatatatatatatatatatatatatatatatatatatatatatatatatatatatacagtatatatatatatatatatatatatatatatatatatatatatacagtatatatatatatatatatatatatatatatatatatatatatatatacagtatatatatatatatatatatatatatatatatatatatatatatatatatatatatatatatatatatatatatatatatatacagtatatatatatatatatatatatatatatatacagtatatatatatatatatatatatatatatatatatatatatatatatatatatatatatatatagttttgtgtgtATGTGGTGCGCAGGGATCCATTCATGTCAAAATCCTAAAAATCCTATTATCTTCATACGAGGCCATCGTAATGGATGCAAGAGCAGCAAGCTTCGTTCAAGACAAAAGCGACAAAGGACGTCAGCCCTACCAGTGGTCACCCTCGTCATCATCCTCCTCTGACGCCCCTCCGACGGACCTTCAGGAAACGAGGGATGACCGAGCCCTTCCTCAGAGTTCTCTTGACGAACGCATCACGGCGATTATAACGCCCGTCATGTATATCACTTTGGGGTCCGCTGCCGTTTTACTCGTGGGTAAGAGGGAAATCATTTGGTAGTTATTATTGCTGATTTAAATGTTTTCAATTGAATTGATGGTTTGCTTAGCTTTGGAGTTACTGGTTACGGTTATCTGTTCTTATTTCCTTTGCCCTTTCGCTAGTTTTGATGAgattggtgtattattattattattattattattattgttgttattattattattattattattataatctaagctacaaccttagttggaaaagcaggatgctataaacccaaaggcttcaatagggaaaaatagcccagtgatgaaagaaatagAATgaactatgttaattatgattaatatagaatattttaagattagtaacaaggtTAAGAGAGATatagaaaatatgaagagagacttatgtcatccttttCAACATAGAagcattcgctgaaagtttgaactttgaagtacCAGCAGCACGTAATATTATTTATAGTAGTTTTTATGTATCcatttatattaaaatttattattaagattactagAAACTAGAcagttatatttatttaaattttcagctCCCAGATCAAATAAGCTTTACATTTATCACATTTTCTCGTCCTCATTAAAAAAGAGTACGCTATTGTAAAAGTTCTTGTTTAAATTCTTAGTCAAAACTGGTGCAAATCTCTTGAAGTTAGAACGAAATTTGCGGTTAGGTAGAAATAAAACTCCATATATCAGTCACTAAAAAACATCAAAATGTTAATATTTCGAAATCGAGAATCGTATGAATACCAATGATTCTCAGCATATCAAATAACTTGATATTCTACTCAATGGGAAGTACCTGATGTTATTCTCTGTCGTTCACCATTACTATTTCGTTTTTTCCTTATCCTTACGACAAATCTAACATTTCAccctttatatattattttcttcagGTGTTTTTAGCAATTTGATTAACCTCACAGATGGATGCAAACACCATCTCATATGTTCTGAAACAAGACAAATTAGATTTATCCCCTAAACTTTCGGCAGGTTCGTACACCTGTACCGTCCACTTCTGCATCCAGATCACCCAGCAGCATGTTCCTCTCACCATTCAAATACATTCCCCTTTCCGTTAAGGACCACAACATACTTAACGAAGAACTATCTATATGCTAGCatgatcaaaatattttttttttcgattttgtatataattatgattaaatatatcttttatatatacatataaatacaaacacacacacacacacacacacacacacacacatatatatatatatatatatatatatatatatatatatatatatatatatatatatatatatatatatatatatatatatatatatgccgaagaaccacagggaaaatgaaaatacgaaatataatattaattcctgactagtttcgtgatacttcttcagaggactctgaagaggtatcacgaaaatagttaggacttaatcttatattttgtattttcattttccctgtggttcttctgcatctgagcatcacgttttcctgtgattttttacgcatatatatatatatatatatatatatatatatatatatatatatatatatatatatatatatatatatatataaatttatatatatatatatatatatatatatgtgtgtgtgtgtgtgtgtgtgtgtaaaaagtgtATCCTTTCTAATTGGGAATATCTTAACATGATGGAATAGTTGGCGCATCCCtgtaatcaacaaagctgtactattcatggccacccatactaggttggtttgctgtgagcgatcagataaaagtctcccaccgtcaccaacctgtagtggccagcgtggggatgaaaactggccaagcctcaGACATGAAttatcatgtctgaggcctttgtccagaactggaccagaaattgctgtattaattatttatatatacagtatatataatatatatatatatatatatatatatatatatatatatatatatatatatatatatatatatatgcatatatatatgcatatgtgaatatatatatatatatatatatatatatatatatatatatatatatatatatatatatatatatatataattatatatatatatactgtatatatatgcatatatatatttatatatatgtatatatatacatatttatatatatatactatatatatattatatatgtatatatatatatatacatatttatatatatatatgtatatatacatatttatatatatactatatattatatatgtatatatatttacattatatatatatattatatatgtatatatatttacattatatatattatatatgtatatatatatatatatatatatatatatatatatatatatatatatatatatatatatatatatatgtgtgtgcatatatatacatatatatatagtatatatatacatatatataaagaatatatatatgtaaatatatatacatgtataatatatatatatatatatatatatatatatatatatatatatatatatatatatatatatatatatatatatatatagatagatagatactgtatatatgtaaatatatatatatatatatatatatatatatatatgtgtgtgtgtgtgtgtaaacagtatatatatataatatatatatatatatatatatatatatatatatatatatatatatacggtatctatatatatatatatatatatatatatatatatatatatatatatatatatatatatatatagatagatagatatatatagatatatatatatatatacatatatatgtgtgcattatatatatatatatatatatatatatatatatatatatatatatatatatatatatatatgtatatgtatatacatatagatatgtaaatacatgtatatgtatatatatacatatattcatatatgtatatatatatatatatatatatatatatatatatatatatatatatatatatatatatataaatactgtatatatgatatatatactgtatatatttatatatagaatatgtatatataatatatatataaacagattctatatatacatataatatacatatataattttatatatatatatatatatataaatatatatacatatatttatatatgtatatatatatatatatatatatatatatatatatatatatatatttatttgtatatttatatatatatatatatatatatatatatatatatatatatatatatatagattatatgtatatataatatatttacacatatatatagatagatactttatttatatatatatatatatatatgtatatatatatatatatatatatatatatatgtttacaatatatatatatatatatatatatatatatatatatatatatatatatatatatatatatatatatatatatatatatatataatttatatatatatgcagtatatattaattttagaattatgatagatagatagatatgtgaatAAATACCGACActacaaaatatattttctgaattaACGATTCCTATCAGgcataataaaatgatattaaagATCGTTTGTAACGTTTAATTAAACTGGTAGACCAGAAAACATCAAGTCATATCTAGTGAttgaattaaaatacaat includes:
- the LOC137630198 gene encoding uncharacterized protein, which gives rise to MDARAASFVQDKSDKGRQPYQWSPSSSSSSDAPPTDLQETRDDRALPQSSLDERITAIITPVMYITLGSAAVLLVGLFVSNAAARQVADTRGFFDVLEVNSILERIRL